The genomic window ATACTGCTTGCAAATAATAGTCACGGGGACGCAGGGATAGCATTCATCGATGATGATTATGAACTTATCGCAGCTGTCTATGTAAAGAGTGGCAAATATCACATCACAAACAGAGACCTTGGATCTTATTTCTTTCCAAAAAAGCAGATCCCTGTTACAAAAGAATACCTTAAGGAACTTGGGAAAGGGATAGGATATACTAAAACAGCCAACTCGTATATTTTCAGGCGGATTTCCTGAGAAGGATGTTTGTAGTATTTGACATTAAAATGTTCCTGACTGTTGGAGATGACTCCATTATAGGGAATTAATATTTGAATTTTCCAATATACTTTTAAGATTTTCTCCTTCTTCTTTCATATGTATCCTGAGGGAAGCAATTCTTTTTTTTGCAATTTTCGAGAACAAACATCCAAATCGAAAAGAAAGCGTAGCAGTGAACAAGCATCTATTATCACCAAGAGGTTCTACGTAAAATGCTCCACCTGGAGAGATAATGGAATGTGGGAATAATAGTTTGTATTCTATTAATTCACCTTTTGTGAATCTGGTTATTTCAAAGCTTAATTTTTCCAGTTTACCGTTGAGATATTCCTCAGCATAAAGAATCGAACCTTTTTCAAAATCCTTCCCCCGAATCCATTTCGCAATTATATGGTCCTGATGCCATGAAGTGTAATTTTCACAAAAATGAGTGAACCACTCAAAAACAACTTCCGGTGGTTGGTTTATTGTTACGGAATTTTTTAACGTGAGCACATTTTACACCCCAATATTCCCTTGCAAATGTAACTAATGAATAAATTAGTAAATTAATAAAGAATGTTTGTTTTTATCCCAAAAATAAGTTTGCTTATATCAGATATAAAATAATAAAATTTTTTTGATATATTGATAAGAATACAAAATTGATTTATGATAATAGCCCTATAAAAATATAGGTACTTGATTTCGCAATCAAAGTGAAAACAAAGGGGAATCTTGCAAATGGGGAAGTTTGGGGAGCAATTTAATGAAAGTCAGAGCACATGATAAAACGGTTGGTATTTTAGGGGGCGTGGGATCTGAATCAACAGCGCGTTTTTTCTTAAAGGTTATCAAAAATACTCCTGCCAAAACTGATCAGGACCATTTGAGGATAATAATTGATAATAACCCAAATATACCGGACCGCACGCTGGCAATACTTGGACTTGGCATAAGTCCCGTAGAGGAAGCAAAAAAGTCCATCGTGAACCTCGAAAATGCTGGTGTCGAGATCATCGCGATACCATGCAATACGATGCATTACTTTTATCCTGAACTACAAAGCAGTACATAGATCCCCATAATAAACATGATCTCAGAAACTGCATTCTATATCCATAAAGAATTACCGGATCTCAAAAAAATAGGGCTATTGGCAACTACCGGGACAATAATGACCAGACTATATCACGATGCGATCTGGGGGATCGAAATAATAACTCCAGATGAAGAGTTACAGGAAAAGGTCATGAATTCTATTTATGGAGAAGAAGGGATAAAGGCAGGATATACAGATGGAAGTGCACGGAACGATATTTTAGAAATAATTGAAGTGCTCATTAAAGAGGGTGCTGAAGCCATAATACTTGGTTGTACTGAACTTACTTTGCTCTCACTTAAAGAAGAAGTGCCGGTTCCATTGATAGATCCTTCACAGGTCTTAGCAGAAGTTGTGGTCAAAAGGGCAAGGTTGCAGATATAAAGTAGAAGGCCTCAAGGTTATGGAAAGTGTTAGTGACATGTATTCTGTCCTTGAATCTGAAGAGAATTAATCTCATGCAAACCAAAAGGTATATAAAATTATTAGCCCACATAAATAATAGTATGTCTGAAAATAAAGACGTACTTGAAAATGATGTAGCAGTAATCGGAAAGTATGTCTCCGAATCAGACAACTTCATTACAAGAGAAGGTTTTTTTGCTAAAAAAGGCAGTAAGCTTATAATTTCTCCTGAAGAGCTTAGCTGCTATGCACCTCAGGTCATAGAAGGTGGCAGGTGTGAAAAAGCAGGAAGCAATTGGCGTTTCCTTGATGAAGAACAGGATGCGGACTTACAAAACATTACTCTCATTTATGATGATTTCCAGGACTCTCTTCGTGTCTATAATTGTAAAAAACTAAAGAGAATATTTGGAGAACTTTCCGGATATTGTCTAGTGGACAATAGTTTTGTTGGAACTGACGCTGTATGCCTGTTAGAAAAATACGGGGGGCGTCCAATTCAAAAAGATGATTTCTGTATTTCATGCCATCCCCTTACTGACGAAGAGATAGAGAAATTCAAGGATTCTGTAGATAAATATATCAATCACTATTATGATGCCAAGTTCTGTGGCTATAACATTGAAGAAGACTCTCGATTGAAGCGTTTTTTGAGTGCAATAAAAGGACTTATATGCTCATTTAAGAAACAGAATTAAAAGGGATAGTAAACGTAAAGGTACTACCCCTATCTTTTTCACTATCAACCCATATGTTTCCTCCATGCAGCTCAACATACCGCCTGGCCAAAGCTAATCCGAGACCTGTTCCCCCATATTGCTTTGAGGTTGAAGAATCAACCTGTTTGAAGGTCTCGAATATCTCATCGTGTTTATCTTTCGGAATGCCTATACCGTTATCCGACACAGATATCTCAAGCATGTTATCACGATCAATAGCAGTTACCTATACACACCCATTTTCAGGTGTGAACTTCACGGAATTGCTTAACAGATTATATAATATTTGTTTCATTCTTAATTTGTCAGCATACACTTCTATGCTTTCAGAACTAAAATGATTAAATATTTCAATGTTTTTTTTGCTTGCCAGATGCTGCACTATACCTTCTACTTCAGAAAAGAAAGCATGTAAACAGAATTTTTCATATTCAAGTTCAATTTTACCGCTTTCAACCTTAGAAATATCAAGAATGTCATTAATAAGTTCCAGCAAGTGATTCCCTGCATTCATGATATTGTATGAATATTTAATTTCCTTTTCTTTCAGGTTCCCATAAGGATTGCTATTTAGCAACTGTGAGAAGCCGATGATAGAATTAAGTGGAGTGCGTAATTCATGGCTCATGTTTGCGAGGAATTCAGATTTGATCTGGCTGGCTTCTTGGGCCTTATTCTTTTCAAGTATTGCAGTTTGGATTCTCTTACGTTCCGTAATATCCCTGCCAACGGAAATAATATAAGGAAGACCATTAGACGTAAATAAACTACTACTTACTTCCGTAGGAATTCTTGAACCATCCTTGTGAATAGCTTCTATCTCTAATAATGAAGATTTTCCCTGAGGTCGAAAAATTTCATCTGTAATTTCTATAGATCTTGAATTCTGATCATATAGTTCCTGAACATGCATCTGAAGTAACTCGTCTTTGTTGTAACCCAGTTTATTGATGACAGCATTATTTGCATTTACGATGGAACCGCCTTTCCTATAAACGACGATCGAATCATTTGAGCTATCAAAAATATTTTGAAAATTTGTATTAGCTTCAACGAGACTTATAGATTCTCTTTTTACTTCAGCATATAGATGATATGAAAAAATAAAAAGAGAAAACAATAAAAATACAGATGTTAAAAAAATTTCATCTAGATCACTGTGTACATTGACATGCACATAATGAAGTACTCCTTCAAATAAATCAAGATTTATAGACAGAATTCCCACGAAGATTGTTAAAACTGCAATAACTGAAAGTTCACGACGAATTGTCTTTGAGTATGTAAACTCATTCATTAAATGCCCCCATTTACAAAACTAGAAATATCGTTCAGACCGATATTAGCAATGCAAATTAATTAACCCCATCAGAAATAGTACATTTATTATATTTATATTTATATGATAAGCAGATTAGTTTTTTAATTTTGTAAAGATGAATAATTATACTATATTTCAAATTTTCAGAAGAGATGTTGCCGAAACTATTTATTGCGTATACGGATAAAGTTGGGTAAGAAAACAGAAGATAAAAAACGAAGAAAAATGAAGATAAAAAACGAAGAAAAATGAAGATGAAAAAACCTTTAAGCTACTTATTTTCACTTCCTCCAGAAAGCCGGCGTCAGTATCACCATCACTGTAAATACCTCAAGTCTCCCGATCCACATATTAGCAGTGAGTATCAGCTTGCCAAGGTCCGGGATGGCATCAAAGCTGGCCATCGGGCC from Methanococcoides methylutens includes these protein-coding regions:
- a CDS encoding ATP-binding protein, whose amino-acid sequence is MLEISVSDNGIGIPKDKHDEIFETFKQVDSSTSKQYGGTGLGLALARRYVELHGGNIWVDSEKDRGSTFTFTIPFNSVS
- a CDS encoding sensor histidine kinase, with the translated sequence MNEFTYSKTIRRELSVIAVLTIFVGILSINLDLFEGVLHYVHVNVHSDLDEIFLTSVFLLFSLFIFSYHLYAEVKRESISLVEANTNFQNIFDSSNDSIVVYRKGGSIVNANNAVINKLGYNKDELLQMHVQELYDQNSRSIEITDEIFRPQGKSSLLEIEAIHKDGSRIPTEVSSSLFTSNGLPYIISVGRDITERKRIQTAILEKNKAQEASQIKSEFLANMSHELRTPLNSIIGFSQLLNSNPYGNLKEKEIKYSYNIMNAGNHLLELINDILDISKVESGKIELEYEKFCLHAFFSEVEGIVQHLASKKNIEIFNHFSSESIEVYADKLRMKQILYNLLSNSVKFTPENGCV
- a CDS encoding SRPBCC family protein — encoded protein: MLTLKNSVTINQPPEVVFEWFTHFCENYTSWHQDHIIAKWIRGKDFEKGSILYAEEYLNGKLEKLSFEITRFTKGELIEYKLLFPHSIISPGGAFYVEPLGDNRCLFTATLSFRFGCLFSKIAKKRIASLRIHMKEEGENLKSILENSNINSL